In Porphyromonas cangingivalis, a genomic segment contains:
- a CDS encoding Cof-type HAD-IIB family hydrolase codes for MTDKYKIMALDLDDTLLDDDKKISPMTLNALLDIQKAGMKIVLASGRPTYGLEKYAKELQLSTYGGYLASYSGGKVTSCLDNTILVRNTIDLNLIPRIYDIVKSFDLPLLSYKRNAIITEDDTNEAVLQESMINNGMKIEGVRDFVSAVDRPPFKCVVMGSPVEIAQVRHALECEFPNQLSFHNPAPFLLDIVPFNVDKANALDFLLKDLDLDKSQLVAVGDSYNDVGMIQMAGLGVAMANATEAVKQCASYVTKSNNEDGIVHLINKHILGEEGGQTFTPEALNALMHNTLMSSIGIQCTLLQRGRVEATMPVDIRTRQPMGILHGGASLALAETVAGIGSILLLDENEIQVGMQVSGNHISSAHEGEVVKAIATIIHQGRSSHVWNVDVVTQSQKLISSVRVVNSILKKR; via the coding sequence ATGACAGATAAATACAAAATTATGGCCCTTGACTTGGATGATACCTTGCTTGATGACGACAAGAAGATATCTCCTATGACTCTCAACGCTTTGCTTGATATCCAAAAGGCAGGGATGAAAATCGTGTTGGCATCGGGTCGTCCTACCTATGGTCTGGAGAAATATGCCAAGGAGTTGCAGTTGTCGACTTATGGGGGGTATCTCGCTTCTTATAGCGGAGGGAAAGTCACATCTTGTTTGGATAATACGATTCTTGTGCGTAATACCATTGACTTAAACTTAATTCCAAGAATCTATGATATTGTCAAGTCGTTTGACTTGCCACTGCTTTCTTATAAACGTAATGCGATCATTACCGAAGATGATACCAACGAGGCTGTACTTCAGGAAAGTATGATCAATAATGGTATGAAGATTGAGGGAGTACGGGACTTTGTGTCTGCCGTCGATCGTCCTCCATTCAAATGTGTGGTTATGGGCTCTCCGGTAGAGATAGCTCAGGTGAGGCACGCACTTGAGTGTGAGTTCCCTAATCAATTGAGTTTTCATAACCCTGCTCCATTTTTGTTGGATATTGTACCATTCAATGTGGATAAAGCCAATGCCTTGGATTTTCTGCTCAAGGATCTTGATCTCGACAAGTCTCAACTTGTAGCTGTCGGAGATAGCTATAATGATGTCGGTATGATCCAGATGGCTGGTTTGGGAGTCGCCATGGCAAATGCCACGGAGGCAGTCAAGCAATGTGCATCTTATGTGACCAAGTCCAATAATGAAGACGGTATCGTCCATCTGATCAATAAGCATATTCTTGGTGAAGAGGGAGGGCAGACTTTTACTCCGGAGGCTCTCAATGCCCTCATGCACAACACACTGATGTCTTCAATAGGGATACAGTGTACTCTACTGCAGAGAGGGCGTGTGGAGGCTACAATGCCGGTAGATATTCGTACGCGACAGCCTATGGGGATCTTGCATGGTGGGGCATCTTTGGCTCTTGCCGAGACGGTCGCCGGGATCGGCTCGATACTCCTGTTGGATGAGAATGAGATCCAGGTCGGTATGCAGGTCAGTGGCAATCATATCTCCTCAGCCCATGAAGGAGAGGTAGTCAAGGCTATAGCAACCATCATACATCAAGGACGTAGTTCGCACGTATGGAATGTGGATGTCGTGACTCAAAGTCAGAAGCTGATCTCCAGTGTAAGGGTGGTTAATAGTATCCTTAAAAAGCGTTGA
- a CDS encoding S41 family peptidase, protein MKYLRQIIKSTILLSSLTLTLGVSAPRIYAQTKKEKKVDNQMEIRRSTQVFQYVLSGVESLYVDTLNIKDMTSRGINAMLSQLDPYTEYMTDTESKDFEFMTTGIYGGIGAYIQEKDSAVYVQNPMPGSPAEKSGLKRGDKFVIIEGVSVIPGNVSKVSDLLKGPVGTKVKVKVLRLGEEKEREVTLTRESVVVDQVVHRGIYGDNIGYINLISFTNRSASDVRNAFNELNRDRKLKGLILDLRSNGGGVMEDAIKILSMFVPEKTLVVYTEGKLPETTQKYYTTEKPIAPNLPIAVLINGGSASASEIVAGAIQDFDRGVIIGSKSFGKGLVQSTRPLPHNGILKLTIARYYIPSGRCIQQLDYSHRNPDGSVAAIPDSLANTFKTKSGRLVKDGGGIRPDITIEDETLPVSVFNMIRGGYIFDFANKLYLKGKGLPAPKSISDIKITEKDFEDFLTYLENEKFTYGKMSLNALKSLKELIKFEGYKDQSSEAIAALEQSITPDLRKDVIRHKTIIINQIRSSLAVHYFGMSGQYVIGLETDASLKKALEVLSDKDEYRKVLSPQKADKKAEETAA, encoded by the coding sequence ATGAAATACTTACGACAGATAATCAAATCCACGATACTCTTATCATCACTGACTCTTACTTTGGGAGTAAGTGCTCCAAGAATTTATGCCCAAACAAAAAAGGAGAAAAAGGTCGACAACCAAATGGAGATAAGACGCTCTACACAGGTCTTTCAATACGTGCTCTCGGGGGTAGAGTCCTTATATGTGGACACCTTGAACATCAAAGACATGACCTCGAGGGGAATCAATGCGATGCTCTCTCAGTTGGACCCTTATACCGAGTACATGACAGACACTGAGAGTAAGGACTTTGAGTTCATGACAACAGGGATATACGGTGGTATCGGTGCATACATACAAGAGAAAGATTCGGCTGTATATGTCCAAAATCCGATGCCGGGCAGTCCCGCCGAGAAGAGTGGCCTCAAGAGAGGTGACAAGTTCGTGATCATCGAGGGGGTATCTGTGATTCCGGGCAATGTATCTAAAGTCAGTGACCTCCTCAAAGGCCCCGTAGGGACAAAAGTCAAAGTCAAAGTCCTAAGGCTCGGAGAGGAAAAGGAGAGAGAGGTAACACTTACAAGAGAAAGTGTCGTTGTCGATCAGGTCGTTCACCGAGGGATCTACGGCGACAATATAGGCTATATCAATCTGATCTCGTTCACCAACAGAAGTGCAAGCGATGTGCGTAATGCCTTCAACGAGCTTAACCGAGATCGTAAACTCAAAGGTCTCATCCTTGACCTACGAAGCAATGGAGGAGGAGTGATGGAAGATGCCATCAAGATACTCAGTATGTTTGTCCCCGAGAAGACGCTTGTCGTCTATACCGAAGGAAAACTTCCGGAAACAACCCAAAAGTATTACACTACAGAAAAGCCCATCGCACCCAATCTACCCATCGCTGTGCTCATCAATGGTGGATCGGCATCGGCATCGGAGATCGTAGCAGGTGCGATACAAGACTTTGACAGGGGAGTAATCATCGGCAGTAAGAGCTTTGGGAAAGGGTTGGTACAGTCCACTCGTCCCCTACCTCACAATGGGATCCTCAAGCTGACCATCGCGCGATACTATATCCCCAGCGGAAGATGTATCCAGCAGCTCGACTATTCGCATCGAAATCCGGACGGATCGGTAGCAGCCATACCCGACAGTCTCGCCAATACCTTCAAGACCAAGAGCGGAAGGTTGGTGAAGGATGGTGGTGGCATACGTCCGGACATCACGATAGAGGACGAGACTCTACCCGTATCGGTATTCAACATGATAAGAGGAGGGTACATCTTCGACTTTGCAAACAAATTGTACCTCAAAGGCAAGGGGCTCCCTGCCCCTAAGAGTATCTCTGACATCAAGATCACAGAAAAAGATTTCGAAGACTTCCTGACTTACTTGGAGAACGAAAAGTTTACTTATGGCAAAATGAGTCTGAATGCCCTCAAGAGTCTCAAAGAGCTCATCAAGTTCGAAGGATACAAGGATCAAAGCAGTGAGGCCATAGCTGCCCTTGAGCAGAGTATCACCCCCGATCTTCGTAAAGATGTCATCCGACACAAGACCATAATCATCAACCAAATCAGGAGCTCTCTGGCTGTCCATTACTTCGGTATGAGTGGACAATACGTCATCGGGTTAGAAACGGATGCATCTTTGAAAAAAGCCCTTGAAGTCCTCTCTGACAAAGACGAGTACCGCAAAGTCCTCTCTCCGCAAAAGGCCGACAAAAAAGCTGAAGAGACTGCCGCATGA
- a CDS encoding NAD(+)/NADH kinase: MIVSVIGSIHQKCSQEDLKDLMNNIIEGSKGHRLRIDKGFFSYLGRMGIKLPYELSSNVKDDPKTDLLISLGGDGTFLRAAKLIAGTSATILGINTGSLGFLTGTCPNELRQMWEDIIEGRYETEVRSMLAISTEINGEVQHYPPVLNEVAILKRDTASMIGVHTLVDGERVATFEGDGLLIATPTGSTAYSLSVGGPIIHPHCPTLLLAPIAPHTLNMRPIVIPDDVVLEMSVTTRNDAILLSSDGYSTPLPGSAKIKVWRSDKEVRIVRHPIHTFYDTLRNKLMWGQDVRGNGQPKHCTKS, encoded by the coding sequence ATGATTGTTTCTGTAATCGGATCGATACACCAAAAGTGTTCTCAAGAGGATCTCAAAGACCTCATGAACAACATCATAGAAGGAAGTAAAGGACATAGACTGAGGATTGACAAGGGGTTCTTCAGTTACTTGGGACGTATGGGTATAAAGTTACCTTATGAGTTGAGCTCCAACGTCAAAGATGATCCGAAGACAGACCTCTTGATCAGCCTTGGAGGAGACGGTACGTTCTTACGGGCGGCAAAGTTGATCGCAGGGACTTCGGCAACAATACTTGGCATCAATACAGGGAGCTTAGGTTTCCTTACGGGGACTTGCCCCAATGAACTCCGGCAGATGTGGGAGGACATCATCGAGGGGCGTTACGAAACAGAAGTCAGGAGTATGCTTGCCATATCAACGGAGATCAATGGGGAGGTGCAGCACTATCCTCCTGTACTTAATGAAGTGGCGATACTCAAGCGTGACACAGCGAGCATGATAGGCGTCCATACTCTTGTCGATGGCGAAAGAGTGGCGACATTTGAGGGAGATGGACTCCTTATAGCCACCCCCACGGGCTCGACAGCATACTCGCTCAGCGTCGGTGGCCCTATCATCCACCCTCACTGCCCCACTCTACTATTGGCACCCATCGCACCTCATACGCTCAATATGCGTCCGATCGTCATTCCTGATGATGTGGTATTGGAGATGAGTGTGACGACTCGCAATGATGCGATCCTTCTCTCTTCGGATGGTTACAGCACCCCACTGCCTGGCTCAGCAAAAATAAAAGTATGGAGATCGGACAAGGAGGTACGTATCGTCCGCCATCCTATCCACACCTTCTACGATACCCTTCGCAACAAACTGATGTGGGGGCAAGATGTGAGAGGCAACGGTCAACCAAAACACTGCACAAAATCGTAA